Below is a genomic region from candidate division KSB1 bacterium.
GTTCAGCTTCATTAGCATGCTTTAATATCTCCTGAATATCCACAGCTTTTAAAGAATCCGGGAAACATTCATCGGTAATAACAGACATTCCCAGTACCTTCAAGCTGGCATGCACCGCAACAATCACTTCCGGAACAGTGGACATACCCACAACATCGGCGCCAAGGTTTCGCAGCATTCGATATTCGGAACGTGTTTCCAGGTTTGGACCGGATAAAGCCAAATAGACGCCTTTATGTAGTTTGATCTTCTCATCCAGGGCAATTTGTTCAACTCGTTCGATATATTCGAGGCTGTAAGGCTCGGACATGTCCGGGAAACGAATGCCAAGTTCGTCATCATTTTCCCCAATGAGCGGATTGTCGCCTAGCAGGTTGATATGATCACAAATGACCATAATATCACCTGCTTTATAAAGCGGATTAAGCCCGCCGCAAGCATTCGATACCATCAGTGTATTCACACCAAGGGCTTTCATTACACGAACCGGGTAGGTAATTTGCTGCATAGTATAGCCTTCGTAGTAATGAAAGCGCCCCTGCATGGCAACCACCTCTTTACCGCCAAGACGGCCGAAAATTAAATTTCCCTCATGAAATTCAACGGTTGAAAGTGGGAAATGAGGAATATCCCGGTAGGAAATCTCGTGCTCTTTTTCAATTGCTTTCGCTAACCGACCGAGACCGGTCCCCAAAATAATACCAATCGGTGGTTTACTTTCAGATTTCTTTCTTAAAAAAGAAACAGTTTCATCAATTTTGTTTCGAAGCTCAGTCATTCGTTTTTCTTTTTCTTTAAAGCTGCTTCTAATTTCTTTCGTTCTTCTTCCAATTTGGCTTTTGCTGCTTTTTCGGTCTTGATTTGTTGTTGGATTTTATCTAACCTGCCCCGCTCTTCCTTTATCTGCTGTTCAGCTACTTGTTTACGGCTTTCTTTTACCCGGTCAATCGCCATCTCAAAATCACGTTTATTGCCTATCCGGTTAAATAAAATCGCTCCTAAAATTCCGCCGCCTATGGAAATCGGGTTAGCCATGTTGAATTCATTGTCAGAGGCTCTTGATGCCAGAGAACTGATAAGGAGGCTGCCACCAAAGCTGAGGGCACCGCCGCTAAGGGTATAGATCGTAGCAGATTTGTTGTTTTTCATACCCAATATCTCTTTCTGAGAAACCAGGTTGCCTTTTTCATCAAGAACCAGATCGAATTTTTTAATTTCCGTTATTGAATTCCGTTTAATTTCGAGTTCTTCGGATATCTCTTTCTGCAATATTATACTCTCACTGGATTTTTTAATGGCGATTCCTTCAACAAGTTCGCCATTCTCAAGTTTAAGTTTGATTTCTGAGGGTACTTGTAATTGGGAGTAGTTGATTACAACGGTACGGCTGGCACAACTCTGGAGCACAATAAAAAAAACAATCAATATGAAGGGTATATAAGCATTAGGTTTATGCATACCGAGGCTCCTTATCAATTTGATTAAAATACCATTTGGTCATCATCATGTGGTTCGGTTGAGGGATTTTCGGCGGGGGATTCAACTGAAGATTGTTCTGTCGGAACTGGCTCGGGTTGATGAAGTCGTGTGTCTGAAGTGAGCGGTAATTCCTCTTGAATGACAGGTAAAGGAATTTCCTTTTTCCTTTTCGATTGCTTTCTTTCATCCTTGAGTTCGGAATCATCAATTTGTAATACTTTGATCAGTTCGATTTGAGATTCCAGTAAGTGTCTTAGTCGGTTGATAAACGATTCCTTTTGAACCCGGAGAAGTGTTATATCGTTCTTTATTTTTTCAACCTTATTACGTGCCTGGTCCAGGATTTTTTCCGCTCGTAATTCGGCTTCATGGATAATTAACCCAGCTTCTTTTTCTGTATTGACTCGTGTCCGGCTAATGGATTCCTGCGCATTCATCAGAGTTTCTTTTAAGGTTTGTTCAACCTGTTGGTAATCCTTTACTTGCGTACGCAATATTAGAGCCTCGGACTTCAATTGATCCTTTTCATTGAGAAGAGCTTCATATTCATTAGCTACCATCTCCAAGAAGGTTTCTACTTCCAAAGTATCAAAGCCCCTCATGATACGCTTAAATTCCTGCTTCTTTATGTCAAGTGGTGTTAATTTCAAATGATCCTCCTACATTTTTAGAAGGCTGATTGTTTAGGTTGTCGTTGCCCAAAAATCGCAGTCCCAATTCGAACTATGGTTGCACCTTCTTCGATAGCCCATTCAAAATCATGACTCATACCCATTGATAAATGGTGAATTGGTTTGTGTGAATTGATGTTTGAGTTAATTTGATCTTTGACCTGCCGCAACATTTGGAAGCACTCACGTACTTCTTTTTCATTAGAAGTAAATTTCCCGATCGTCATAAGTCCGGTTAAACGAAGGTGCGGTAAAGTAACAACTTTCCGTGCAAGTTCTAATGCCTGGTTCGAGCTTATGCCAAATTTAGTAGATTCATCTGATGTCTTTACTTCCAGAAGAATTTCCACATCCTTATTTCTCTGTTCACATCTTCGACTAATTTCTTCTGCAAGATGTAAACTATCCACTGAATGGATAACATCAAATATCTGTATTGCCCGTTTAACTTTATTGGTTTGTAAGTGACCGATTAAATGCCAGGATGCTATGTTTCCTAAACGTTGGTATTTTTGCCAGGCTTCCTGGATACGATTTTCACCAATGATTGTTACTCCTGCTTCTACAGCCTCTTCAATGATCTCTGCAGGAAACGTTTTGGAAACAGCAACAATTTTTATCTCATTAAAATTTCTACCTGAATTTATTGCTGCTTCAGCAATTCGTTCTTGGATTCGTTTCCAGTTTTTTGATATTTCTGACATAAAATTGAAATGAATTTATCCATTGCTAATTCAAAAAGCAATTAATTTTTATGCACCTGAAGATCATAAATTTCAAAGCGACATCGCTTCGAAATTTAGTCAGTGTTTATAACATAATTTAGCACAAAGTTGTGGCTGGTTTGACTACAAAAGAATCAATGGTTTGTTTTATGCAGATAAGAAAACTTTGCCTATGTAAGCAATTCATGAATAATGCAGGTTTAATTAAATTAATTACAAAACTTTCGAATCTGAGTTAGGTTATTCCTTCAATTTAAATTTTGGTTTCAGCTTTTTTTATTGATTTTATCGATTTCCTGTTTTATCATTGCACGTGTATATTTTGCAATAAACGGAACAATTTTTATAGGTAAGCATTTTATATTTGAACCTAAGAGATGATTAAAATGAATTTCTTGCAAAAAATATTCCTTATAATCGCTGCAATAGTGTTTATTGCATTATTTGCATTCCTGCCCTTCTTGCATAATCATACACCTACCTTGGATGAACCATTAAACTGTCCGGCTTATATTCTTGAAATGAGCCTAATATCTGCGCTTGGTTTATTACTTTTAGCTGCTATTGTATATCTATCATCCCACTGGCTACTTTTTGCAAATAGCCACACAAGATTTCCATCGAATCAAAACTATCCTCTATTTTTAAATAGAGCGCCTCCTCAATCTTAATTCATTAATCTACATTTTTCCCATGTGGCTTTTGGAATATTAACATTATTCCTAAATTCAATGAGATTTAATAGTTCAACAACCAGGTTGATTTGAACGATGAAAGATTTATTATAATGTGTAAATTATTTGTGGAAATAATTCAAAAATCATTCGGTATTTTAGTGGTTTTATGTGTTTTTTTAGCAGCGCCAGGATTTGGCCAAGAAAAACAATCGGATAAGATTGTCCGACTCGAGAAAGAAATCCAACTGCTAAGTGATAAGATTAAAAAACTCCAGGATGAATTTGCACAAATCACTAAGAGTGATTCTACAAATGATGAGGATGAAGCATTACTAAAAGAACTGGAAGCTGAGCTGGCTCCCAAAACTAAGGAACAAGAAAAACAACTTCCGCAAATTTCCGATAAAACGCTTAAAGCCAGGCAACAGGTTTTCCAGAACATGAATCCAAATGTAAGCGTAATTGGTAGTTTTTTTAGCAATGCCAGCAATCAAGATGGGTTAGAAAGAAATGTTAATCTGGGTTTGGGTGAAGCTGAATTTGCATTTTTGGCAGCGGTGGATCCATATGCACGAGCAGATTTTTATATAGGTTTCGGAAGGCATAAAGAAAATTTAGGTGGTGGGGCTGAAAGTGAAGATGAACTACATGGGGAAGAAGAGGGTGGCCTTTCTACTGAGCTCGAAGAGGCTTATTTGACTTTGTTAACTTTGCCACACTCAATGCAGCTAAAACTGGGCAAATTCCGTCCTAAGTTTGGCAAAATCAATGAAACCCATCCGCATGCCTATAATTTCATCGGATTGCCCCTCATGTATCAGAATTTTTTCGGTGGAGAGGGATTGGTTGATGAAGGCGCCTCCTTGAACTGGTTGTTACCAAACACTAAATTTTTCCAGGAGTTAACACTAAGTATCTTAAACGGACCTGCCGAAAATGCATCTTTTACGAGAGCTGAAACCGATAATTTTCTATACCTGGCTCACTTGAGGAATTTTTTTGATTTAT
It encodes:
- a CDS encoding purine-nucleoside phosphorylase → MTELRNKIDETVSFLRKKSESKPPIGIILGTGLGRLAKAIEKEHEISYRDIPHFPLSTVEFHEGNLIFGRLGGKEVVAMQGRFHYYEGYTMQQITYPVRVMKALGVNTLMVSNACGGLNPLYKAGDIMVICDHINLLGDNPLIGENDDELGIRFPDMSEPYSLEYIERVEQIALDEKIKLHKGVYLALSGPNLETRSEYRMLRNLGADVVGMSTVPEVIVAVHASLKVLGMSVITDECFPDSLKAVDIQEILKHANEAEPKMTVIMKRFVETFGS
- a CDS encoding DivIVA domain-containing protein, with the translated sequence MKLTPLDIKKQEFKRIMRGFDTLEVETFLEMVANEYEALLNEKDQLKSEALILRTQVKDYQQVEQTLKETLMNAQESISRTRVNTEKEAGLIIHEAELRAEKILDQARNKVEKIKNDITLLRVQKESFINRLRHLLESQIELIKVLQIDDSELKDERKQSKRKKEIPLPVIQEELPLTSDTRLHQPEPVPTEQSSVESPAENPSTEPHDDDQMVF
- a CDS encoding YggS family pyridoxal phosphate-dependent enzyme, whose product is MSEISKNWKRIQERIAEAAINSGRNFNEIKIVAVSKTFPAEIIEEAVEAGVTIIGENRIQEAWQKYQRLGNIASWHLIGHLQTNKVKRAIQIFDVIHSVDSLHLAEEISRRCEQRNKDVEILLEVKTSDESTKFGISSNQALELARKVVTLPHLRLTGLMTIGKFTSNEKEVRECFQMLRQVKDQINSNINSHKPIHHLSMGMSHDFEWAIEEGATIVRIGTAIFGQRQPKQSAF